DNA sequence from the Chitinophaga flava genome:
GATGCCCCACAGGGGAACGTTTTTCCATTCCTGCAAAAACTACTATCATCCGCTCAATGCCCGGTAATTATAGCCCCCCGCAGCTGTACCGCTATTGATGAAATTGTATTCTGTTATGATGGCAGTCCATCAGCGGTCTTTGCCATGAAACAACTGATTTACCTTTTGCCGGAACTGGGAGAAAAAAAGGCGACCATCGTACATATCGGTACCACCAGCATCCCCGAAGAAGAAAAGAAAAATCTGGCCGGCTGGCTGAGCAGACATTTTGCATGTTCTACCATCACTACCTTGAAAGACAACACGACAGCAACATTGTCCGATTTTCTGCAGAAGAAACAGGAAACAATGATTGTGATGGGAGATTTATTATCAGGATTGATAACACCGGCACATCCTGTGTTTATTACTCATCATTGATCTTCTATCGGATTCAGGTCGAGCAGCCGGTTGATCAGATATTGCAGCTGCGCATCTTCGCGTCGTATCGTCGCAGAAATATTTTCCTTTGGGCCGTTTTCTTCAGGGGAACGGCTATTGGTTACCCTATTATTTGCTGGCGGCACATATAGTGGCGCCGGAATACTGTTGATAAAATCGGCTTTCATGGCAGAGAAGCGCCGCTGCCTTCTCTGTTTTTTGTAAACATTATAACATAACCATACCATAGTGCCCATCAGCAAAACGCCCCACCACAACAGGGGCACTGTTTTCTCATTGGAAATATCGGGAGTATGTATCATGATACAACCGGTTTGTAGTTTGCCTCCTAAAGATAAGATAGCTTTTCTGATCGCAGCAGCTCCAGCCCGTTATGTTAACAATACCTTGTCTGCGGCCCTTTTTCCGGATGATTAAAATTTTTTCTGCTGAAATTGTCACAAAAATTCTGTTCCTCCGTCCTTGTTGTAAAATGGATTTTTTATGACTAGACACACAAAGGTATTCACTCTTAAAACATGGCACTATTATTCCGGCATTACTCTTTCTGTATTTATTGCCTTTCACCTGTTCAACCAGCTGATGTCATTGCATAGTGAAAACGCGCACCTGGCCGTTATGAAAGCCTTCCGGACAGTTTACCGTCATCCGGTGGTGGAAACCATCCTACTGATAGCGGTAGCATCGCAGGTGGTGACTGGTATCCGGCTACTCTTCAGCAGCAAACGAAAATCAGCTGCCGAAAAAATTCAGGTGTATTCCGGCATGTATCTCTCCTTTTTTCTGCTCTTTCATGTAGGCGCTGTGTTGTACGGCCGTTTTACAGGGTTGGATACTAACTTTTATTTTGCGGCTGCCGGCCTGAACATGTATCCGTCCACTTTCTTCTTTATTCCTTATTATCTGCTGGCCGTTACTGCCATATCACTGCACGTGGCCGCCATTCACTATATCAAAACAGGCTCCGGTGGCTGGTCACGTGGCATTGCCGTGATAGGTTTTATTGTGGCGCTGCTGATCATCACTGGTTTTACCGATCGTTTTCAGTGGCGGAAAATGCCTGCAGCCAATGAACAGTTTATCCGACAGACGTTTGGCCGTTAGCGCAGTTTATCCGGATTTCGTACAAAGTAAACCGTTTCAATGCCATCTGCTCCGACAGAACAGATCATCAGGGTATCTACTGCTCCGGTGGTTTTGTCGTAGCAGATGATGCCATATTCACCATTGATCATCTTTACTTCAAAAAGCAATTCCGCACCTCTCTTAGTATAAAGTCCGTTGAGGAAGGTAATCGCATCTGCGCGGCCCAAAACAGGCCAGCGTGCTGCCGTTGCGCGGCCACCACCATCGGAGTAGATGGCAATATCCTCTTTCAGACAGGCCATCAGTTGCTCAACATCCCCACTGGTACAGGCTTTCACGAATGCGCTAAAAAGCGTACTACGCTGCTCTTCAGACGGAATATATTTTACTCGCCCGTCTGTCACCTTCTCCTTGGCACGATGAAACAACTGCCGGCAGTTATCCTGCCCCAACGACAATACTTCTGCAATCTCTTCGTAGGCATAGTCCAGCGTTTCACGAAGGATAAACACTGCACGCTCCTGCGGATTCAGTTTCTGTAACAACAATAATAAGGCAAAGGAAATATCCTGGTCCTGCACATAAACAAAACGTTCCTGATATAATGGAGTGGGTAAATCAATTCCGGGATAAACAAATCTTTTACGCATCTCCAGCAACGACAGACAGCGGTGCATCACTGCTTTCACCAGATAATGCTCAGGATTGGCAATCATTGTTATATCCTGCTTCACAAAAGAAAGATATACATCGTGCAGGATATCTTCCGCGTCCATCGCGTTTTTGGTCATTTTGTAGGCAACTGCAAACAACCGGGGTTTATATGTTTCAAAACTGTTCTCCATTGGTGCAACTTTTAGGTTCTCCAAAGAGGGAATAATATTCTTCTCCCCAATCACACAATGCCTCAATCGCAGGGACCAACTTAATACCGATGGGTGTCAGCTTATATTCCACCCTGGGTGGTGTTTCTGCATA
Encoded proteins:
- a CDS encoding sigma-70 family RNA polymerase sigma factor, giving the protein MENSFETYKPRLFAVAYKMTKNAMDAEDILHDVYLSFVKQDITMIANPEHYLVKAVMHRCLSLLEMRKRFVYPGIDLPTPLYQERFVYVQDQDISFALLLLLQKLNPQERAVFILRETLDYAYEEIAEVLSLGQDNCRQLFHRAKEKVTDGRVKYIPSEEQRSTLFSAFVKACTSGDVEQLMACLKEDIAIYSDGGGRATAARWPVLGRADAITFLNGLYTKRGAELLFEVKMINGEYGIICYDKTTGAVDTLMICSVGADGIETVYFVRNPDKLR